The genomic window GCATTAGATTATTTCAGGCTCTAGCCAGAAAAGAGCCGATTTGTAAGTTGTTCTAACACCTTTAATGATTTTAATGAACCTCGAATTAGTCGAGTAGCAGCAAGGGGTTGTCGAAGCATTGCCATCGCTAAAGGAAAAGGGTTTAGGGAACCATCAGAGTTAATTGCTGATGTAAGATCGGGGATATCGTGCTGACAATCGTCGCTGACTACTCGCAGCATTGCCACGTCCACCCCAGCTGCATTGAAAAACTCTAGGGCGGTAAATCCTTCCATGTCAACAACATCAGCCGCCAAAGTCTCACCCAAATGGCGTTTTTCGGACGCAGAGCAAATCATGCGATCGCTTGTCATGGACTTGACTAATGGTACTTTTTCTGATATGTAAGAATGCAATTGTGCTGTGAAAGTGCGATCGCATTCTTGCCGCTTCCCAGAGTAAACACAATCTTGATAGAGGACAATATCACCAACTGTGTAGCGATCGCTCAAGCTGCCACATATACCCATAATTACAACTCTGGACTTTGGAGCCAGAAATTCTCCATTTCCTTGAGATTGTTGCAGATATTTGAGTAAAGGCTTCATCCCAAGAGGTATGGCTATTACCGTTGGGATGGAGCCAGTAACGCCGCTTAATCCGCGACACACAGCTTTATATTCTGCTCCCTGAGGTACCAAAATTGTGTTAATGGGCAAAAAATTAGGCACTAGCCCTCTCAATATTTTGAAGTTTGCGTCTGGATATTACAGCAGAATTCAAGTATTTGAACCACATCTGTCGTAGGGGCGCAAGGCCTTGCGCCCCTACCGCGTGGTCTATTTACCTGAAAATAGCTGCATAACCACTAACTATTGCTCCGGCTTGTCGTTCTGCATCCAAAGCTTTATTCCAAAAGGGAATACTGTGTAGAAACTCAAGGCTGTATCGTCCAAATCTGGCCACGGGAGATACTCAGGCTGATATTCCCTGTAGCTTTCGGTAAAGCTCCAGCAGAATAATTCCTTATGCTCGACAGAACCAAATTTCATTTCTAAAGTTCCATTCTGGATTAAAAATTTTGCTTTATCTGAGTCACAATAAGTAATATTGCCGTTTCGTGGAGACCACAACTCGCAAACCGAAGGTGATTACTGTAGCATGACTAAATAATTGTGTCACCCACACGATAATTTTCCAAGATGGTAAAGCTTGATCGCTCAAAATCCGCACGAGAACTCTTCAATATTTCCAAATTGGCGATTCAATTTTCGTGGCTGACGGTGAGTTTTTGGATTGCCGTAACGGTAGCTGGTGTTCTGGCTTTCAGTTCTCTCAAGTATGCTTTGTTTCCAGATATTACCTTTCCAGTAGTGGTTGTGAATGCTACAGCTCCCCTGACAACTGCCGTGGATACAGAGGCGAAGCTCACCCAACCCCTGGAAGAACGTCTGCGCTCCCTAAAAGGACTGGAGGATATTCGCTCATCCACTTATCCTAGTCAAACTGCTGTTAGCCTTTCTTTTGCTGTTGGTACGAATTTAGAAACATCGACCAAAAAGGTTGAAACTGCCCTCAAAAAGTTTACTTTGCCTCAAGGAGCAACTTTCAAAATTATTCCCTTGAATCTAAATGAGTCAGCCGCCATTAGCTATGCCATTGAGAGTCCCTCAAGGAATCTTACAGATTTGACAAAGTTGGCGAAAGACGAGATTGTAAGTGCGATCGCTAAACTACCAGGAGTCCTGAAAGTCTCACTACTGGGCGCTGCTACTGCAACTCCCCTAGCCCCAGCAAATGCAAGTGCCGCGGCTCCCCCCCAAGCAGGGGCGACATTAGTCAGGTTTAACGGGCAAGATGCACTGGCATTTCAGGTAATCAAACGTGGCAGTGCTAACACCTTGGAAGTAGTGAGTCAGGTTGAGAAAGAAGTCCAAAGGCTGCGCTCTAGCCTCAATGATGTCAAACTCACTTTAGCTGCTACCCAAGCAGAATATATCCGCCAAGCCACCCAGTCAACAATCGATGCTTTGCTGGAAGCAGTCTTGTTGTCCATCGTGGTAATTTTTCCTTTTTTGTGGAATTGGCGAGCCACCCTGATTTCTGCCTTGGCAATTCCTACGTCTATTTTGGCGACGTTTATTGTCATGGCAATTTTTGGTTTCAACTTGGAAACGATTACGCTGTTAGCTTTAGCTTTGGTGATCGGTAGTATTGTTGATGATGCGATCGTGGATGTGGAAAACATCATGCGACACGTTGAAGATGGGGAAACTCCTCGCCAAGCAGCACTTTTAGCTACAAATGAGATTGGATTAACAGTCACCGCCGCCACCTTGACAGCAGTAGCGGTTTTTTTACCTATAGGTTTGATGGGTGGTGTAATCGGTCAATTCTTCAAACCTTTCGGCATCACTGTTTCAGCCGCGATGCTTGCTTCTATGCTAGTTGCTCGGACTTTATCTCCAGTTCTGGCTATCTACTGGCTGAAACCTAAATCCTCGCTTTCCCCGCGTCAGGAAGCAAAAATCTGGGTGGCGTTTACTCAATCTTACAGAAACTTGCTGAGTTGGTCTTTGAATCACCGGAAGATAATTATCGGATTAGCTGTCCTCAGCTTCATTGCAGGTATAGTGCTGATTCCAATAATTCCCAAAGGGTTTATTCCCAAACTCGATCGCGGCGAATTCAATATTGCTTATACGGCTCCTTTGCCGAGTATCCCCGGAGGGGCAGGGGAGCAGAGGAGCAATCCCAGTTCGCAATTCCCAATTCCTAACCCTTTGAACGATTCTCTTGAGGTTGCTAAGAAACTAGAAGATGTAGTCAGAAAATCACCCGCAGTTGAAACGGTATTTACTACTATTGGTTCTCGCGAGGGTGAGCCGAATAAAGGCATACTATATGTAAAGTTAAAGGGCGATCGCACAATCACAACTGCTGAACTACAAGACCAATTCCGCTCCTCCTTACCTGTCCTTTCTGGGGTAACTACCAGTGTGGAAGATATTCAATTTGTCGATTCTGGCGGTCAAAAACCTCTGCAAATAGCATTACGAGGTGATAATCTCCAAGCTCTGAGCAAAGCAGTCAAGGCAATTAAAGAGAGAATTCAGAGAATACCAGGATTTGCCGATGTCACAATTACAGGTGAAACGAATCCACAGGGCACAGTTTTTCAGATCGAGCGTCTGAATAATCAGCGCGTGGCCTATGTCAGTGCTAATCTTGGCAAGAATCTATCCTTGGGTGATGCTACTGACAAAGTGGTAGCTGAAGCTAAGGCGGTGTTACCCTATAATGTTTCCTTAAATTTAGGAGGAGATTCTGCTAGTCAAGGTGAGGTTTTTAGCAGTTTCGGCAGTACTTTAGCTCTATCTGCCCTGTGTATTGTTGTAGTACTAATTTTGCTGTTCAAAAGCTGGATAGACCCTCTGGTAATTGGTGTCTCTTTGCCCTTGGCACTGGTGGGGGCAATGTTGGCACTACTGATCACCAAGAGCGACTTTGGGATGATCTCACTAATCGGTTTCGTCTTTTTACTGGGGCTGGCAAATAAAAATGCTATCTTGCTTGTAGATTACATCAACCAGTTACGTAGTGCTGGCTTAGACCGCACCGAGGCGATCCTCAAGACCGGGCTAGTGCGCCTCAGACCAATTATGATGACCACTGCCTCCACTATTTTAGGGATGCTACCGATCGCCTTAGGTTTTGGTGCGGGTTCCGAATTGCGATCGCCTATGGCTGTAGCGATCGCAGGTGGACTCGTGACTTCAACTATCCTCAGTTTGATTGTTGTGCCAGTAGTCTACACTATTTTGGATGATTGGTTTCCCCGATTTCAGAAGAGGGGGACAGGTTGATGCAGGTTTTTGTCACTGGTGGTACGGGCTTTATTGGTGCCCACTTGGTACGGTTGTTGTTGCAACAAGGATATGCTGTCAAAGCGCTGGTTCGCTCAAGCAGCAATTTGGAGAATCTCCGTGGTTTGGAGGTGGAAATTGTCAAAGGCGATTTGAATGACCCAAATCTCTGGCAACAGATGGGAGGTTGTCAATACCTATTTCATGTGGCAGCCCATTATTCCCTATGGCAATCAGACCGAGAGTTACTCCATCGTCACAATGTCCTGGGTACGCGCAATGTGTTGGCAGCGGCTCGCAAAGCTAACATTGAGCGCACCGTTTACACGAGTTCAGTGGCGGCAATTGGGGTAGGATCATCTAGTCAAGTTGTCGATGAAACACATCAGAGTCCCTTAGATAAGTTGGTGGGTGACTACAAAAAGTCTAAGTTTTTGGCTGAACAAGAAGCTATGCAAGCCGTTGCTAGAGGTCAGGAGGTAGTTATTGTCAATCCCAGCAGCCCGATTGGCTCGTTGGATATCAAACCTACCCCGACGGGTGATATAATTTTACGGTTTTTACGACGGCAAATGCCCTTTTACTTGGATACTGGTTTAAATTTTATCGATGTGCGGGATGTGGCATGGGGGCATTTACTGGCTTTGCAACGGGGTAAATCAGGCGATCGCTATATCTTAGGTCACCAAAACCTAAGTCTAAAGCAACTGCTAGAACAACTCGCCGATATCACAGGTTTAAGCGCACCTCAACGAACAGTACCCGCTTGGTTACCCCTTAGTGTTGCCTGGGTTGATGAAAA from Nostoc sp. UHCC 0926 includes these protein-coding regions:
- a CDS encoding 5'-methylthioadenosine/S-adenosylhomocysteine nucleosidase family protein; this encodes MPNFLPINTILVPQGAEYKAVCRGLSGVTGSIPTVIAIPLGMKPLLKYLQQSQGNGEFLAPKSRVVIMGICGSLSDRYTVGDIVLYQDCVYSGKRQECDRTFTAQLHSYISEKVPLVKSMTSDRMICSASEKRHLGETLAADVVDMEGFTALEFFNAAGVDVAMLRVVSDDCQHDIPDLTSAINSDGSLNPFPLAMAMLRQPLAATRLIRGSLKSLKVLEQLTNRLFSG
- a CDS encoding efflux RND transporter permease subunit; this translates as MVKLDRSKSARELFNISKLAIQFSWLTVSFWIAVTVAGVLAFSSLKYALFPDITFPVVVVNATAPLTTAVDTEAKLTQPLEERLRSLKGLEDIRSSTYPSQTAVSLSFAVGTNLETSTKKVETALKKFTLPQGATFKIIPLNLNESAAISYAIESPSRNLTDLTKLAKDEIVSAIAKLPGVLKVSLLGAATATPLAPANASAAAPPQAGATLVRFNGQDALAFQVIKRGSANTLEVVSQVEKEVQRLRSSLNDVKLTLAATQAEYIRQATQSTIDALLEAVLLSIVVIFPFLWNWRATLISALAIPTSILATFIVMAIFGFNLETITLLALALVIGSIVDDAIVDVENIMRHVEDGETPRQAALLATNEIGLTVTAATLTAVAVFLPIGLMGGVIGQFFKPFGITVSAAMLASMLVARTLSPVLAIYWLKPKSSLSPRQEAKIWVAFTQSYRNLLSWSLNHRKIIIGLAVLSFIAGIVLIPIIPKGFIPKLDRGEFNIAYTAPLPSIPGGAGEQRSNPSSQFPIPNPLNDSLEVAKKLEDVVRKSPAVETVFTTIGSREGEPNKGILYVKLKGDRTITTAELQDQFRSSLPVLSGVTTSVEDIQFVDSGGQKPLQIALRGDNLQALSKAVKAIKERIQRIPGFADVTITGETNPQGTVFQIERLNNQRVAYVSANLGKNLSLGDATDKVVAEAKAVLPYNVSLNLGGDSASQGEVFSSFGSTLALSALCIVVVLILLFKSWIDPLVIGVSLPLALVGAMLALLITKSDFGMISLIGFVFLLGLANKNAILLVDYINQLRSAGLDRTEAILKTGLVRLRPIMMTTASTILGMLPIALGFGAGSELRSPMAVAIAGGLVTSTILSLIVVPVVYTILDDWFPRFQKRGTG
- the hpnA gene encoding hopanoid-associated sugar epimerase, producing the protein MQVFVTGGTGFIGAHLVRLLLQQGYAVKALVRSSSNLENLRGLEVEIVKGDLNDPNLWQQMGGCQYLFHVAAHYSLWQSDRELLHRHNVLGTRNVLAAARKANIERTVYTSSVAAIGVGSSSQVVDETHQSPLDKLVGDYKKSKFLAEQEAMQAVARGQEVVIVNPSSPIGSLDIKPTPTGDIILRFLRRQMPFYLDTGLNFIDVRDVAWGHLLALQRGKSGDRYILGHQNLSLKQLLEQLADITGLSAPQRTVPAWLPLSVAWVDEKILAPLGKLPSVPLDGVRMAKQPMYYDAAKAVRELGLPQSSLNAALKDAVDWFVAQGYVK